The following proteins are encoded in a genomic region of Nocardioides sp. cx-173:
- a CDS encoding recombinase family protein translates to MTTFVYVRQSLDKTGAGAAVTRQREDCLRLCEERGWDIVRVWEENDTSASSRKPRPVYTAMLEAIERGDAQVLVAWHVDRLTRKLTDLEHLIEVTQRTGLRIVTVTGDIDLSNDAGRLVGRILASVARGEVERKGARQKRAQQQAAEQGRPAGGRRAFGYGSDGETIIDDEAALVRDAYSDLLAGASLKGIARKWNELGVTTTAGNPWRHDNVRSMLKNPRYAGLRAYKGQVVGPATWKALVDEETHEAAVALLSLPERRTTQSTARKHLLPAIAHCWKCGSDVATGHSRHGKRLYICRASKCISRKADPVDELVEAVVVARLSRPDAVELLSEPSTPDLESDRATAEAIKERINDLAIGLEEGLLTLGAVRKSSDRLRVELDKVEARMRNAVEADVLTPLVTADDVAQTWAACDLQQKRAVISALMTITLHPPERGHQPFDPDSVRIEWRAEA, encoded by the coding sequence TTGACCACGTTCGTCTACGTTCGCCAGAGTCTGGACAAGACTGGCGCTGGTGCCGCCGTCACTCGCCAACGCGAGGACTGTCTACGACTCTGCGAGGAGCGCGGCTGGGACATTGTCCGGGTCTGGGAGGAGAACGACACCTCTGCTTCCTCCCGCAAGCCGCGGCCGGTCTACACGGCCATGCTGGAAGCGATCGAGCGCGGAGATGCGCAGGTGCTGGTGGCCTGGCATGTTGACCGCCTGACCCGGAAGCTGACGGACCTCGAGCACCTAATCGAGGTCACGCAGCGCACTGGTCTCCGCATCGTCACCGTCACCGGGGACATCGACCTCTCCAACGACGCCGGCCGGCTCGTCGGCCGCATCCTGGCATCTGTCGCTCGCGGAGAAGTAGAGCGCAAGGGGGCACGTCAGAAGCGCGCCCAGCAACAGGCGGCCGAGCAAGGCCGGCCGGCCGGTGGGCGACGCGCGTTCGGGTACGGCTCAGACGGCGAGACCATCATCGACGACGAGGCCGCGCTGGTCCGCGACGCGTACTCGGATCTTCTGGCTGGCGCATCGCTCAAGGGGATAGCTCGTAAGTGGAACGAGTTGGGCGTGACCACGACGGCGGGCAACCCTTGGCGCCACGACAACGTCAGATCGATGCTCAAGAACCCGCGCTACGCAGGGCTTCGCGCCTACAAGGGTCAAGTCGTGGGACCGGCGACGTGGAAGGCACTGGTCGACGAGGAGACCCATGAGGCTGCCGTCGCCCTGCTCTCACTACCGGAACGCCGGACTACCCAATCGACCGCCAGGAAGCACCTGCTCCCGGCTATCGCTCACTGTTGGAAGTGCGGCTCCGACGTCGCTACCGGGCACAGCCGTCACGGTAAGCGGCTCTACATCTGCCGAGCCAGCAAGTGCATCTCGCGGAAGGCCGACCCGGTAGACGAGCTGGTTGAGGCTGTGGTGGTCGCACGCCTGTCGCGACCGGACGCCGTCGAGCTTCTCAGCGAGCCGAGCACGCCGGACCTGGAGAGCGACCGCGCAACGGCCGAGGCGATCAAGGAGCGGATCAACGACCTTGCAATCGGTCTCGAGGAGGGTCTGCTGACGCTAGGTGCCGTGAGGAAGTCCAGCGACCGCCTACGCGTCGAACTCGACAAGGTGGAAGCGAGGATGCGCAACGCGGTAGAGGCTGACGTGCTGACGCCGCTCGTGACCGCCGACGATGTTGCGCAGACCTGGGCGGCCTGCGATCTCCAGCAGAAACGGGCCGTCATCTCGGCCCTCATGACCATCACGCTGCACCCGCCCGAGCGGGGGCATCAGCCGTTTGACCCGGACAGTGTCCGCATCGAGTGGAGGGCTGAGGCATGA